A single window of Flavobacterium sp. 140616W15 DNA harbors:
- a CDS encoding four helix bundle protein has protein sequence MRHNYKNLKIWKIGIAIANEISDVLIEFPKHERYDLSSQISRCSVSMPSNIAEGSSRTDKSFSHFLNISLGSSFELITQLLIAKHRKYINEIQFNQLEIKIEEFQRMTMGFQNGLK, from the coding sequence ATGAGACATAATTATAAGAACTTAAAGATTTGGAAGATTGGAATTGCAATTGCTAATGAAATTTCAGATGTATTAATAGAATTTCCAAAACACGAACGATATGACTTGAGTTCTCAAATAAGCAGATGTTCTGTTTCGATGCCTAGTAATATTGCCGAAGGATCTTCAAGAACAGATAAGTCTTTCAGTCATTTTTTAAACATTTCTCTTGGTTCTTCATTTGAACTAATCACACAATTATTGATTGCGAAACATAGAAAATATATAAACGAGATACAATTTAACCAATTAGAAATTAAAATAGAAGAATTCCAAAGGATGACAATGGGTTTTCAAAACGGACTAAAGTAA
- a CDS encoding acyl-CoA dehydrogenase family protein has product MADTIEKNVTRGGQFLVKETKCEDIFTPEDFSEEQLMMRDSVKEFVDKEIWPNKNRFEKKDYAFTEESMRKAGELGLLGVAVPEEYGGLGMGFVSTMLVCDYISGATGSFSTAFGAHTGIGTMPITLYGTEEQKKKYVPKLASGEWFGAYCLTEPGAGSDANSGKTKAVLSEDGKYYSITGQKMWISNAGFCSVFIVFARIGDDKNITGFIVENDPSNGISMNEEEHKLGIRASSTRQVFFNDTKVPVENMLSERGNGFKIAMNALNVGRIKLAAACLDAQRRVTSGAVKYANERIQFNTAISQFGAIRSKLAEMATNCYAGESASYRAAKDIEDRIIAREAEGSSHQEAELKGVEEYAIECSILKVAVSEDVQNCADEGIQIFGGMGFSEDTPMESAWRDARIARIYEGTNEINRMLSVGMLIKKAMKGHVDLLGPAMKVSEELMGIPSFDTPDFSELFAEEKGIVANLKKVFLMVAGSAVQKYGPDLDAHQQLLMAASDILIEIYMAESTILRTEKLAKKEGEAKVQEQIAMAKLYLYKAVDIVNLRGKEGIASFAEGDEQRMMLMGLRRFTKYTNMPNVVALRETITSKLVAENEYCF; this is encoded by the coding sequence ATGGCAGATACAATCGAAAAAAACGTAACCCGTGGAGGTCAATTCCTAGTAAAAGAAACAAAGTGCGAAGACATCTTTACACCAGAAGATTTTTCGGAAGAGCAATTAATGATGCGTGACTCTGTAAAAGAGTTTGTAGACAAAGAAATTTGGCCTAACAAAAATCGCTTCGAGAAAAAAGATTACGCTTTTACAGAAGAAAGCATGCGTAAAGCAGGTGAACTAGGACTTCTTGGAGTTGCAGTTCCAGAAGAGTATGGCGGATTAGGAATGGGATTCGTATCAACAATGTTGGTATGTGATTATATCTCAGGTGCTACAGGTTCGTTCTCTACTGCTTTTGGTGCTCATACAGGTATCGGAACTATGCCAATTACTTTATATGGTACAGAAGAGCAAAAGAAAAAATACGTTCCTAAATTAGCATCGGGTGAATGGTTTGGAGCTTATTGCTTAACAGAACCAGGAGCTGGATCTGATGCAAACTCAGGAAAAACTAAAGCAGTTTTATCTGAAGATGGAAAATACTACTCTATTACAGGACAAAAAATGTGGATTTCGAATGCAGGATTCTGTAGCGTATTTATCGTTTTTGCTCGTATTGGTGATGATAAAAATATTACAGGTTTTATCGTAGAAAATGATCCATCTAATGGAATTTCTATGAATGAAGAAGAACATAAATTAGGAATCCGTGCTTCATCTACTCGTCAGGTTTTCTTTAATGATACCAAAGTTCCTGTAGAAAATATGCTTTCTGAAAGAGGAAACGGTTTCAAGATTGCAATGAATGCATTAAATGTTGGACGTATTAAACTAGCAGCTGCTTGTCTTGATGCACAAAGAAGAGTTACTTCTGGAGCTGTAAAATATGCTAACGAAAGAATCCAATTTAATACTGCAATTTCTCAATTTGGAGCAATTCGTTCTAAATTAGCAGAAATGGCAACAAATTGCTACGCAGGAGAAAGTGCTTCTTACCGTGCAGCAAAAGATATTGAAGACAGAATTATCGCTCGTGAAGCTGAAGGTTCTTCTCATCAAGAAGCAGAATTAAAAGGTGTTGAAGAGTACGCAATTGAGTGTTCTATCCTTAAAGTTGCTGTTTCTGAAGATGTTCAGAATTGTGCTGACGAAGGAATTCAAATTTTTGGTGGAATGGGATTCTCTGAAGATACTCCAATGGAAAGTGCTTGGAGAGATGCTAGAATTGCTCGTATTTACGAAGGTACAAACGAAATTAACAGAATGCTTTCTGTAGGTATGTTAATCAAGAAAGCCATGAAAGGCCATGTTGATTTATTAGGTCCTGCTATGAAAGTATCTGAAGAATTAATGGGTATTCCTTCTTTTGACACTCCTGATTTCTCTGAATTATTTGCTGAAGAAAAAGGAATCGTTGCAAACCTTAAAAAAGTTTTCTTAATGGTTGCTGGAAGTGCTGTACAAAAATATGGTCCAGACTTAGATGCTCACCAACAATTATTAATGGCTGCATCTGATATTTTAATCGAAATCTATATGGCAGAAAGTACTATTCTTAGAACTGAAAAATTAGCCAAAAAAGAAGGAGAAGCAAAAGTACAAGAGCAAATTGCAATGGCAAAATTATACTTGTATAAAGCTGTTGATATCGTAAACCTAAGAGGTAAAGAAGGTATTGCTTCTTTTGCTGAAGGTGACGAACAACGTATGATGTTAATGGGATTACGCCGTTTTACAAAATACACTAATATGCCAAATGTAGTAGCGCTTAGAGAAACGATTACTTCAAAATTAGTTGCAGAAAACGAATACTGCTTCTAA